The following coding sequences lie in one Cucurbita pepo subsp. pepo cultivar mu-cu-16 chromosome LG13, ASM280686v2, whole genome shotgun sequence genomic window:
- the LOC111809011 gene encoding uncharacterized protein LOC111809011 isoform X3, protein MVSREHNNASLHHNLQLLRSITNSHAQLNKASIIVDASKYIEELKQKVERLNQDISTVQTSIHPMVTVESLAKGFSINVFSEKSCQGLLVSILEAFEELGLNVLEARVSCTDSFQLQAIAEIEEQGEEAIDAQAVKEAVVQAIKIWSQSGEQD, encoded by the exons ATGGTTTCTAGAGAGCACAACAACGCATCTCTTCATCACAACCTCCAATTACTTCGCTCTATTACCAATTCTCATGCT CAGCTCAACAAGGCCTCGATTATAGTGGATGCATCAAAATACATCGAGGAGCTTAAACAAAAAGTAGAAAGATTGAATCAAGATATCTCAACGGTTCAAACTTCAATCCATCCCATG GTGACAGTGGAAAGCCTAGCAAAGGGATTTTCCATTAATGTATTTTCAGAAAAGAGCTGCCAAGGCCTGCTCGTGTCGATATTAGAAGCCTTTGAAGAGCTGGGGCTGAATGTTCTTGAAGCTAGGGTTTCTTGTACAGATAGTTTCCAATTACAAGCTATTGCAGAA ATTGAGGAACAAGGAGAAGAAGCCATTGATGCTCAAGCTGTGAAAGAAGCAGTAGTTCAAGCTATAAAGATCTGGAGCCAAAGCGGTGaacaagattaa
- the LOC111809011 gene encoding uncharacterized protein LOC111809011 isoform X2, translating into MVSREHNNASLHHNLQLLRSITNSHALNKASIIVDASKYIEELKQKVERLNQDISTVQTSIHPMQVTVESLAKGFSINVFSEKSCQGLLVSILEAFEELGLNVLEARVSCTDSFQLQAIAEIEEQGEEAIDAQAVKEAVVQAIKIWSQSGEQD; encoded by the exons ATGGTTTCTAGAGAGCACAACAACGCATCTCTTCATCACAACCTCCAATTACTTCGCTCTATTACCAATTCTCATGCT CTCAACAAGGCCTCGATTATAGTGGATGCATCAAAATACATCGAGGAGCTTAAACAAAAAGTAGAAAGATTGAATCAAGATATCTCAACGGTTCAAACTTCAATCCATCCCATG CAGGTGACAGTGGAAAGCCTAGCAAAGGGATTTTCCATTAATGTATTTTCAGAAAAGAGCTGCCAAGGCCTGCTCGTGTCGATATTAGAAGCCTTTGAAGAGCTGGGGCTGAATGTTCTTGAAGCTAGGGTTTCTTGTACAGATAGTTTCCAATTACAAGCTATTGCAGAA ATTGAGGAACAAGGAGAAGAAGCCATTGATGCTCAAGCTGTGAAAGAAGCAGTAGTTCAAGCTATAAAGATCTGGAGCCAAAGCGGTGaacaagattaa
- the LOC111809011 gene encoding uncharacterized protein LOC111809011 isoform X4 has product MVSREHNNASLHHNLQLLRSITNSHALNKASIIVDASKYIEELKQKVERLNQDISTVQTSIHPMVTVESLAKGFSINVFSEKSCQGLLVSILEAFEELGLNVLEARVSCTDSFQLQAIAEIEEQGEEAIDAQAVKEAVVQAIKIWSQSGEQD; this is encoded by the exons ATGGTTTCTAGAGAGCACAACAACGCATCTCTTCATCACAACCTCCAATTACTTCGCTCTATTACCAATTCTCATGCT CTCAACAAGGCCTCGATTATAGTGGATGCATCAAAATACATCGAGGAGCTTAAACAAAAAGTAGAAAGATTGAATCAAGATATCTCAACGGTTCAAACTTCAATCCATCCCATG GTGACAGTGGAAAGCCTAGCAAAGGGATTTTCCATTAATGTATTTTCAGAAAAGAGCTGCCAAGGCCTGCTCGTGTCGATATTAGAAGCCTTTGAAGAGCTGGGGCTGAATGTTCTTGAAGCTAGGGTTTCTTGTACAGATAGTTTCCAATTACAAGCTATTGCAGAA ATTGAGGAACAAGGAGAAGAAGCCATTGATGCTCAAGCTGTGAAAGAAGCAGTAGTTCAAGCTATAAAGATCTGGAGCCAAAGCGGTGaacaagattaa
- the LOC111809011 gene encoding uncharacterized protein LOC111809011 isoform X1: MVSREHNNASLHHNLQLLRSITNSHAQLNKASIIVDASKYIEELKQKVERLNQDISTVQTSIHPMQVTVESLAKGFSINVFSEKSCQGLLVSILEAFEELGLNVLEARVSCTDSFQLQAIAEIEEQGEEAIDAQAVKEAVVQAIKIWSQSGEQD; encoded by the exons ATGGTTTCTAGAGAGCACAACAACGCATCTCTTCATCACAACCTCCAATTACTTCGCTCTATTACCAATTCTCATGCT CAGCTCAACAAGGCCTCGATTATAGTGGATGCATCAAAATACATCGAGGAGCTTAAACAAAAAGTAGAAAGATTGAATCAAGATATCTCAACGGTTCAAACTTCAATCCATCCCATG CAGGTGACAGTGGAAAGCCTAGCAAAGGGATTTTCCATTAATGTATTTTCAGAAAAGAGCTGCCAAGGCCTGCTCGTGTCGATATTAGAAGCCTTTGAAGAGCTGGGGCTGAATGTTCTTGAAGCTAGGGTTTCTTGTACAGATAGTTTCCAATTACAAGCTATTGCAGAA ATTGAGGAACAAGGAGAAGAAGCCATTGATGCTCAAGCTGTGAAAGAAGCAGTAGTTCAAGCTATAAAGATCTGGAGCCAAAGCGGTGaacaagattaa